From the genome of Aliarcobacter lanthieri:
TAAGTGTTACAAATGAGAGTTTTACTTCAACAAATTTGGATTTTAATAAAATTGTTAATGCTATCCAAGATATAAATAGTGGAAAATATGTTAGTGAAAAAGTTGTAAAGCTTGAACCTAATTCAGATATAGCAAAGAAGAATTTGATAAATAAAATAAATGAACAAGTTGATTTTGCTATTGATGTATTAAAAAAATCTGATAATTATGATTTTGATATTGTAAAACTAGCATTTAAAAATGTTATAAAAGAAAAAAGTATGACAACTGTTAAAAAGCTTTATAAGAATATAAAACTTGATAAAGAATTGGCTTTTGAATTATTGAGTAAAGATATTGAGAATAAAGATTTTGGATTTAGTGATGAAGAAATTATTGAAATTGTAAAAAATATTGGATTTACAAAAGACGATTATATCAAACTAGCACAACTTTATAAAAAAGAGTTAAATCCTGATAGACTAATAAATATTTTTGAAAAATTATCAAATGAATTTGATGAAGCAACAACTGCAAATTTATATATTTTAAGTGAATTAGAGATGATTGATAAATTAAGAGAAACATTAGCAAACTCTTCTGAACAAGACTTCTTAGCATTCAAAGCACTTTTAGATTTAAAAGATGCTGGGAAATACTATAATCTAGAAACAATATCTTATAAATAATGAGAAAAAAACTTGACTTTTCAAAGCCTCTAGTGGTTTTAGCCCCACTAGCAGGTTATACAGATTTACCTTTTAGAAGTGTTGTAAAAAAATTTGGTGCAGATTTAACTATTTCAGAAATGATAAGTTCAAATGCTTTAGTTTATAAAAGTGCTAGAACTTTAAAAATGGTAGAAAAATCTCCTAGTGAAGATCCATATTTTGTGCAAATTGCTGGAAATAATGTAGATTTGGTAAAAGAAGCTGTTCTTATTTTAAATGATGTTGAGGGTATAGATGGAATTGATTTAAATTGTGGATGTCCTGCCCCTAAAGTATTTAATCATGGTTCTGGATCAAACTTACTTGGTGATTTGAAAAAACTTGAAGAGATTTTAAGTACAGTTAAGAAATATTCTAAAAAACAATATACTAGTGCAAAAGTTAGAATTGGTGTAAATGAAAAGATACCAGTTGAAATAGGGAAAGCTGTTGAATCTTGTGGAGTTGATTTTGTATCAGTTCATGG
Proteins encoded in this window:
- a CDS encoding tRNA dihydrouridine synthase, which translates into the protein MRKKLDFSKPLVVLAPLAGYTDLPFRSVVKKFGADLTISEMISSNALVYKSARTLKMVEKSPSEDPYFVQIAGNNVDLVKEAVLILNDVEGIDGIDLNCGCPAPKVFNHGSGSNLLGDLKKLEEILSTVKKYSKKQYTSAKVRIGVNEKIPVEIGKAVESCGVDFVSVHGRTRAGKYKAPVDYDAIKQLKEAVKIPVIANGDIKDYQKAKEVLEYTKADGVMIGRGAIGKPWVFYQLKHELEDIDNSIKKEIILEHYNKMLEFHGEYGAIIFRKLLHAYSKGYTGANEFRDIVNKVSDVNIMRDLIDSFF